The DNA window GTATTTACAAAGACTTCAAAATGATAAAAACAATACAAAAAACGTATTAGAAAAGTATATGTATGATATTGCAAACTTCTTAGTAGAGAATAATACACCGTTAGAAATAAATTATGATAAAAAATATAATTTATCCAAAGAAGATTTCATCAACAAAGAGAAAAAAACAGTAGAAAATACTTACAAAGCAGCATCGATAAAAGAATCCAATAAATATAGCTACAAATCTCAAAAAACTACAAAAGCTATAAAATCTAAAAAGGATAAAGAGACCTTAACAACTGAATTAAAAGCTTTTCGCCTAATTACTTCAAAAGCAGAAAAAATAAAACCTTATTTTATATTCAATAATGCCCAAATGGAAGATCTGATTGAGAAATATCCAAGAACAAAGGAAGAACTTTTAGGGGTGAATGGATTTGGTAATGTGAAGGTGGAGAAATATGGGGAGGAGATTTTGAAGGTGTTTAAGGGGGAATAAGAGTGCTTTGCTATTTAGTTATTTTTCAAAAAAGCCATAAAAATAGAAAAGTCATAGTAAAATTATAGAAGCTAAATAATAAAGATGTAGTTTTCTATGAATGATGAATCGTATTTATGAAAGAACTAAAGGTTTGTAAAAAATAAGTTGATAGGTTTAAAGTTTTGTTAGTTAATAAGTTTGTGACAGGTACTCATTCAAATGAAGAGTGATTAAGTATATATAAATGGGGTTGTGATTGGGATATTGAAGAGAGGGTAAATTGATAAGTAGATTGTTTATAAATAGTGCGCTCAGCTGTTTTATAAAAAAGATAGAGTACTTCTTAAGGGGGAGGAATATCTTTTTTCATTTTACAAAAACCACAAAAATGGAGGATAGTAACTATTTTTATCGAAAAATATGTTTATATGAAAATAAAAGATATAACTGGAGTGTGAAAAGAGGGATACGGATAAAAACTGTCAGGATAATAGAAAAATAACAGCAAAATTGTATGAGTTAAATAATGCAGCAGTAGTTTTTTATGAAAGATGGATTGCAGCTATGAAACAACTAAATAATGGGGAAGAATAATTTAACAATTTGGCGACAATATGCTAAAGAATTAGTTGATTACAATAACAGTAGTATAGTACAGAATAAAATTATTGTATGGATTTATGTAGAATATAATAGTTTATAAGTTGACAAAGCAAAATTGTACCAGTAGGTAAATTTATGAGTGAATGTTGTTTAACAGAGGAGTAAAAAAATTAAAGTTTTAATCAAAGGAACCAATTGAACAGTTAGATTCATTAACTGAAGTTACAATAGTTTTCGGATTCAGCAACTAACTATAAAGAGGGAGATATATATGGAATTTATTACACATTCATTTCGATATGGATTAGAAATTTTTCAAACTCAACCTGATTTTAATAGATTGTGGCTAGAAGTTATACAGGAGTTAAATCGAATTACAGATTATGATATTATAACTTACTTTAATTCTCAAACAAGACGAGCTAAAAGTATTTCTGATGCAATAAATCATCTTATAGATGAAAGACTGAGAGCAAGGGGGTGGAATTCTCAAAGCAATATTTTTAATGAATCAGAATACAGATCAACAGGTAGAAATAGTAGTTGGAGATTGGATTTTGCAAAAGATGATATATCTATTGAAGTTGCATTTAATCATGGTGAAGCTGTAGCTTGGAATTTGATAAAGCCAGTATTAGCAAGTGAATTAAATCATGTAGAGAAAGCGATTCAGACAAGAGCTGGAATTTTAATTTGTGCTACAGATGAAATGAAAAGAGCAGGAGGTTTTGATGGTTCTGTAGGAACATATGAAAAATATTTACAGTACTTAAGACCTCTTAATAATTTGTTAACGGTACCTATGGTAGTTGTTGGATTATTGGCACCTAGGACATTTAGGATAGAACACTATAAAGACGGTAGAAATACATATGGAAGGGTAGTTTATTTGGAGTAAAATAGGTAAATATATATTTGCTTAAAGTTTGTTGATTACATAGTTGAAGTTAAGTTGGAGCTAGGGAAACATCTAAAAAAGTGAAGATTTTTTATAAATTCTTTTTCTAATGGGGATTAAATTATTACTTCATATAATTAGTTACTTTAAGATGGATTTTATAGCTTCATAAAATTAGAAATTTATTATTGTTTGTTTATAGATTAACGAAGTTAATTTGATTCAAGGTGTAAATTTCTGATAATAACTTAATTTAGAGACTGTTATGAAAAAAATGAAGGCAATAAAAAAATAGGGGGTGTAGGGGAGTTTCATACCTGTAGTCACAAGGGTACTTAGGTATATTTTTTTTGAAACGTCGAAGAAAAACTAGGTTTCCCGGGCACTAAAAGTTTTCAGAAGATGGACCATACCTAAAGTAAACTAATAGTGTGATGAGGATATACGACTATCAATGCAATGCTTAAGCCTAGATATTGTCAAAAATGCAAAAGATTCTGATTGATTTCAACGCTAAAACTGAACTCGGTAAATCCGATTGTCTGGGATTGTAGAGGGATTAGGGAGTACATGGACAAAGTTGTTAAGTAGGTCCGGTTTTTATCCCAAATTCAAGAGAAAATTGAGAAATCTAAAGAGGCTATAGAGAGTGTGTAGGGAAGAAGAAAGGGATTAAAAATTTGAAGAGGTCCGGTGGTTTGAAAATTGTATTTATTCAAGCATAACTTTATTTTGGTTTTATTAATAAAAGAATGTGATAAAAAGAGGGATATTTTATAGAAGACTTATCAATATATGCATAAACAATCAAAAAATATTCTATCAACGAAATAGAGATAGAAGTATTCACAAAAGAAAAGATTGCATTTGAAAGATTAGAGGTTACAAAAAGGAAGTTGTAGGGTAAAATAAACATTATATAAAAAATATGGAAATTATTTATTATAGTTTTCAAATTAAATCTGTTGACAACATAATTTATAAATGGGGAGTGTTAAAAGCATTATTAGAAAATGTGTTTAGTGAAAATAATGAGGAGGTTATATATGAACAATTATGTACCTTATAATAAATATTCACCAATAGCTATTGAGAAATATGCAAAAAGATTAGAAAACTATACTTTCAAGAGTATTTTACCCGACGAATATAAAAATTATAAAGGCAAAGGAGGGTTAGGGCAATTATTAGAAAAATACTATTTTCTATATGAGCCTAATAGCGACAAGAATCCTGATTTTAAAGAAGCTGGTGTTGAGTTAAAAGTATCTCCATATAAAATAAATAAAAATGGCTCGTATTCTGCAAAAGAAAGATTAGTTTTAAATATAATTAATTATATGGACATTGTTTACGAGTCATTTGAGACTAGTACTTTCTTACATAAAAATAAACTGATTCTACTTATCTATTATTTATATGAAAAAGAAATTAATAGATTAGATTATAAAATTAATCATGTTCAATTATTTTCATTTCCAGAAAGCGATTTGAAAATAATTAAAGATGATTGGGAGAAAATAGTAAGTAAAATCAGGCAAGGAAAAGCTCATGAATTATCAGAAGGAGATACGTTTTATTTGGGTGCATGTACTAAAGGTAAAAATAAAAGTTCATTACGAGAACAACCTTACTCTAAAGCTAAATCAATGCAACGAGCTTTTTCATTAAAAAATAAATATATGACCCATGTATTAAATGATTATATAGTACCCCGAAGACCTACTTATGAGCCTCAAAATGAAGAAGTATTATTAGTAAGCGAGAGCTCTGTCAACTATAATTCAAATGGTGTAACGGCTTATGAACCAATAATAAAGGATGTATTAACACTTGAAAATACTACATTTGAATCCTATATTATTAATAAAATTAATATTAACAAAGGAAAGAGTATTGATGAATTGGCAACACAGTACTCTGTTAAAATTGGGAACTTGAAGAATTTTGCTTCTAAAGTGGCTCTAAAAATGCTAGGAGTTAATTCAAAAAATGCACTAGAATTTGAAAAGGCTAATATTAAAGTAAAGGCTATTCGAATAGAAAAAAACGGAAAAATTAAGGAGCATATGTCTTTTCCAACTTTTAAATTTAAAGAAATAGTTACACAAAATTGGGAAGAATCTGATTTTCGAAATATATTATATGAAACAAAATTTTTATTTGTTATATTTAGATATGATGAAAATGATGTTTTAAGACTTTATAAAGGTATGTTTTGGAATATGCCTCTTAAAGATTTAGATACAGAAGTAAAGCGTGTATGGGAAAAAACAGTAAATGTTATACAAAATGGAATTTCAACTTGGAAAAAAGGAAAAAGAGAGTTTAATAATCTTCCATCTCCTTCTGAAAACCCTGTATCACACGTACGACCACATGCTAAAAATAAGGCAGATATATATATTCTTCCAGATGGTCGTAAATTTACGAAGCAATGTTTTTGGTTGAACAATTCATATATTTTAAAGCAAATTGAAAAGGAGTGATATATATAGCCGGATATATCTTTAGCTTGGATAACTTAGATTCATTGAATTTATGTATTGAAACGGGTGTATATAGTACAAATTTAAAGGAAATTAAAAATGGTCTTTGGAGTAGACCTCAAGAGGGTACATTTGCTGATTATTTTAGTATGAAAGCTGGAGACAATGTATATTTTTTTATTAAGAGAAAGATATATGGTATAGGAGAATTAATAAATATTGGATATGATTGTAAATATCTTAATTATCCTAAAGCGGATATACCTGTAAATTATGATTTTAATACAATAAAATCCAAAATGTTATTGAATAAGGATAAGCAAAATTTAAATAATAGATATCTATGTACTTTTAAAGCATCTCCGAATTTCTTTGAAATGGGGATTGATATGGATGATGTATTATCTTCAAATCCTAAAAGTTTTCGTATGTTAAGAGCTTTTTGGAGACTATCTTTTATAAAAATAGATGAAGAAGAAAATAAAGCATTAAGAGATATTATTTTGAAAAGAAATGAAAAATATATTATGAAAAATAACGGTGTTTTTCCTTTTTATGATAAGGTGCATACTGCTATTCAATCTAAAGTTAATAGTGATTATAAGATTTCATCAAAAGAAATACTAAAATACTGTTCAGATGATGATTACATTAAACATGAAATGGCTTTAGAAGTTAGTCTAATTGATATATTAGCTAATACTAATCACCGTATTTTTGGAAATTGGGACTATATTTCTCATCAAGTAATAGCTTCCCCTTTTAAGCACATAGATTATATGGATAAAATGGATGTGTTTGGATATAAATATATACCTAATTTTGATACTATTTCTCAATATATTTTAATTGAGATAAAAAGAAATAAAGCAACAAAAGATGCTATTAATCAAATAATGAAATATGTTGATTGGATAAATCAAGAATATACTTTTGGAGATTATTCGATGATACAAGCATTTCTTGTGTGCTATGAATTTCCTCAAGATGTTATTGATTATAAAAATAATATATGTATTAGAAACTTTACTAAAGGTAGAAGACCAACTATATCAGATACTTGGACTAATGTTAGATTAATAAAATATTTTTTTGACCCAAAAGATAGGAAATTAAAATTCAAAGAAATTAAGTAGAGGTCTATTATGACCTCTACTCTTCATTGTTAAATATTTCATTAAGTGTATTTCCCATTTTTTCAACTAAACCAACGACTAAAGCATTTCCCATACAAAAGTATCTAAACCGTTCAGACATTCCCGTATTTGTCCAATTATCATCAAAACCATTTAAGCGCTCGCACTCAATAGGAGTTAATTTTCTTCTCCTGCCTGTTTGTGGATCTTCAATTATATGGGTACTTCTATTTTTCGAAGATTCAGATGTTAACATAGTTCGACCTGGCTTATCTATAGGGTCTGGAAATGCTATTTGTCCTTCTGAAAAGGTGTATGCATGTCCAGTTTTACTAGTTCTCTGGATTTTTTTTGGCCCTTTCATAGCTTTCCACTTATCTAGTTCACCATTTAAATAATATTTCTCATCAACATCCGTTTCTAGTATATCTTTAAGTAACATAAATTCTCCATCATATTTAGGTATGGTTTCTTCTGTATATATATTTCCACTACTCATGATTCCTGAATTCTTGAATATAAAACTAAAGTTATCTGAAATATCAATAATACTATCAAAGTTAAAATCTATTCCATTAGACGTTTTAATATCTTCATGGATTGGAAATTGATTTTGAAAAAAACCTTTAGTGTGAATCAAATCCTTAAATTCAACGCCAATTAAATTTCTAGAGTATTTTGTATTATCCTTAAAGGCGAATATAAAAACTCTTCTTCTCCTTTGAGGAAATCCATACTCTGCCGCATTGATTACTCTCCATTCTACGGAATAGCCCAACTGTGAAAAGCATGCTAGCATAACTCCAAAATCTCTTCCTCTTTGACTTGCTGGAGATTTCAATAATCTATCTACATTTTCCAAAAGAACAAAAGAAGGATTTTTAGCTTTTAATGTATTGTATATTTCCCACCAGAGAACCCCTTTCTTACCTTGCATACCTTGTGCTCCTGTAGCGGCTACAGAATAGTCTTGGCAAGGGAATCCACCGACAAGTAAGTTATGATTTGGAATTTGTTCTTTATCTATTTTACCTATATCTTTATTAATATAAAATTCATTCTTACCAAAATGTTGCATATAACATTGAAATGCATCTTGAGCTTTTCTGCTAGGTTCCCATTGATTAGCCCAAACAAAATTCCAATTATCTGAAGACTTTTTTAATCCTAAGTGAAAGCCGCCTACTCCAGCAAAAAGTTCTACTACTGTTTTATCCATATTTAAATCCTCCAATGCTATATTTTTTTTCTTTTTTGTATTTCTGAATTAATTAATTCTACTGCTTTATCAGAAAAATTTTTACCTGTTCCATAGGTTAAAATAGCGTCTTTAACCTTATCTGTTATATAAATTTTAGCACCTTTCTTTTTTTCGTTTTCCTTAAGTGGAATTCTTCCTGCTCCTACTCTAGGTCCACCTCTATTTTCTCTTTGCACAATTCCACCCCACTGTAGTAATTTTATCAAAATTAATTATAGCATATACATTTTGATTTACAAACCCCTTTTTTCAAACGTATGTTCCTAGTGTAGTATCTCCAAATCACTTATACTAGTATACAGTTTTTTATTCTATTAATAAACTTTTGCTCAATAATTAAAAAATCTTACAATGTGAATTATACAGATAAGATATTTATGAATTTAATTAACGCTAGAAGCTATCATGCAAAAATATTTGAACTATTATATCTTTTCTCTATAGCTCAAACAATGTGGAAAAAAGAGGAATCCTGTATATTTTATAGAAATCATTCATAGATAAAAATATCCCAATAATCGCTAAATTAAACATATTACTATAAATTTTACTAAGTAGGTGATTACATGAAAACCAAAAACCAATCCATAAGACTAGGAAGTGTTGCAGAAGATTTATTCATAGAAATATTCACAGAAACCTTTGGACCTGAGAATACGAAATACTTAGCCATACAATATCCTTTTATTGATATATACGGAAATCATAGATATATAGATTTTGCTTTAGAAAGTGAAGGAGAAAAAGTTGCTATAGAAATAGATGGTGAGAATTGGCACAACCCTTCAAAGGTATCTCAAAATAAGTATTATGATGATTTACTCAAGCAAAACAGTTTGATGTATAATTATTGGAAAGTTTATAGATGGGTATATAATCAACTAAAAACTACTCCTGAGAAAGTAAAGGATGAGCTTTTAACCTTTCTAGGAGAGTTGCCTATGTTTAAAGAATTAGAAGATTATTTACCAAAACAAAAAGGAAAAGCCTTTGTCCTAAAGGATCATCAATCAGAAGCTATTGAAAACCTTGAAAAGATGAGAAAAAACAATGAAAGTATTGCCCTTTTATATCATGCAACAGGGACAGGTAAAACCATAACAGCTGTAACAGATGCGAAAAAATTAGGAAAGAGAACTTTATTTTTAGCACATACAAAGGAGTTAGTCGATCAAGCTAAAAAATCCTTTGAAGAAGCTTGGGAAGAAGTCTCCTGTGGTATTTATATGGGAGAGGAAAAAGAGAAAGAATCCCATGTTGTTTGTGCTAGTATTCAAAGTATTAGCAATCATTTAGAAAAGTTCAAACCAGAAGACTTTGGATATGTTGTAATAGATGAAGCCCATCATGGGACAGCAGATACTTATAGAAAAATCTTAGGATATTTCAAATCACAATTTACTTTAGGGCTTACAGCAACTCCTGAGAGAAGTGATGGAGAAGATATTTTAGAATTATTCAAAAATGTGGCACATAAATTGGATTTAAAAACAGCTGTAGAAATAGGAGAATTAGTACCTATTAGATGTATAAGAGTAAAAACAAATGTAGATTTAACTTCTGTAAGGATTAATGGGATCAAATATAATTCACAGGATTTAGAAAGTAAATTATTTGTACCTGAAAGGAATCAATTGATTATAGATACCTATCTTAAATATGTTAAAAATAGAAAAACGGTAGTCTTTTGTGCTTCTGTATTTCATGCAGAAGAGATAGCTGGTCTTTTCAAGGAAGTTGGAATAAATGCAGAATCAGTATCAGGAAGAACGAAACCAAAGCAAAGGGATAAAATATTAAAATCCTATGAAGAGGGAGATATACAAGTATTGTGTGCTTGTGATTTGTTAAATGAAGGTTGGGATAGTCCGAAAACAGAAGTTTTATTTATGGCAAGACCAACCATGTCAAAAACTATTTATATGCAACAGTTAGGGCGAGGAACTAGAAAAGCTAAAGGGAAAGATTATTTGATGGTTTTTGACTTTATAGATAATGCCAATTTGTTCAATATGCCTTTATCTGCACATAGGATGTTTGATTTATCAAAATACGTTCCAGGGGATTATGTAGTTGCATCTAATAAGCAGAGAAAAATAGATTTAGATTTACATAGAAAAGGAGAAAAACCGACCGTATTACTTGATTTTCCTGTAGATGTATCGGATTATGAAATCATTGATTTATTTAATTGGCAAAAGGAAGTAAAAGATTTAATCTCTCAGATAGAATTTGTAAGAATGGTAGATGTTCAATCTGAAACATTGAGTAGATATATAAGAGAAGGAAAGATTATACCTGATTTACAAGTACCAATGGGAAGTAGAACCTTTAAATATTTCAGTGAAGAAACTGTTAAAAGATATGCAAAAGAATTTGGATGGGAGATTATCAACGCTGCAAATATGAAAGATAAGTTTATGGAAATGGTGAAAACTATGGATATGTCTTATTCCTATAAGCCTGTCTTATTAAAAGCTATGCTAGAAGAAGCAGACGAAAAAGGAAAAGTTTTGTTAGAAGATATTGTAGATTATTTTATAGATTTTTATGAAGATAGAAAAAGTAGAGGACTTCAAGCAGAAAAGAAAAGATGTATCTACAATAAAGAGGTAGTAAATAGAAAAGACGTTAGAAGAAATATTTTATCTAATCCATTTAAGAGGTTTGAAGATATGAAATTTATGGAAAAATGTAAAGAAGTAGAGTATGTAAGATTTAATCGACATATTTGGAAGCGGTTAAGTAATAAAGAAAAAATGTGGATAGATGAGTGGTGTGATGAGAAGTTAAAAAAATATTTTGGGGATATGTAGATATAATATTTTTCCTTTTTGAATTCATTATAGTAGGATTATTATATTTTTATAGTCATATTGATAAAATAAGGGAAGTTGTATAGGAAGAATTAACCGAAAACGCAAAAATGCAACAGTTAAAGCAATGGAAGGAATTTTACTAAGGAGAGAAATACCATGAATTATTCATTATTAAAGAAATTTACAATCAATTTTTTTATGGTACTTGTAGTAAGAAGTATATTCATTTTTATTTCTAGATTCTTAGAGTTTGAAATATATAGCCGTATAAGTGTATCTATAGGATTAGCTATAGGTCTAACTTATGGACAATGGGTGAGAGAGAATAGAAGTTAGAAAAAGAGCCTTGCAAAGAGAATGTCAATCTTTTTGCAAAGCTCTTTTGAATTATTAAAGATGTTTTTGAAAAAACTAATTGTTTTGATCCATAATCAATCCTTGAACAAAAAACGGTACGAAATTCTTTTTATCCCACTTCAAATAGGTTTGGATAGCTCCTAGATTATCTGAATTGTTGATGCCGATGATCCTTTGTAGTCCTAAAAGCATATAGCGTTCATTATAGTTTTGGATAATTGGGGAGAGGTTTCCTAGAGCTAATACTCCTCCATCTGTGGGTTTTAATAGTTTACCATTTTTATCATAAACCCCAGCATCTATATACATTTTTTTGTTAGAGCTTACATCTATTATGAATTTTTTATCTTTCTTTTCGCTAATAACGGATACTTTGAAATCATTTTGGAATTGGGCAGAATACATGGAATAACCATTAAATTGATCATAGTCAAAAATAAGGATGGGTTGATTATTTTTTATGGTGTATAGGTAAGCGTAAATATACCTACCACTACCCCCTGTATCCATGCTGAAAAGGATATCTAATTTGTTTTTAGAGGTAAAAGGACCTAGAAATAATTGTCCATTATACCCCCCGATGTTTTTAAGAGGAATTTTTGTAGCTTGATGAGTTCTTCCGTCTTGAATAAGAATAAAAATATGATCTTCAAATTCATTTAGACTGCTTCTTTGCCCTATGAGATAGACATAGTCTAATATACCATCTCCGTTTATATCCCCTTGTTTAAAATCAAGGATATGGTATGGATAAGGATAAGGATTCATTTTAACCTCCTCATGAAAAAGTTGTTTTTATAAATATAATATGAGAAGTGTTCAAAAAAGGTCTAAAGTTAAGGAAAGCAGGATGGTTGTACTTTTTAGAGCATTACTGATAAAATAAAAGAGTTAAGATGATATATTATAAATAAGAGGTGCTTTATGAAAAAAATAATCATAGGTTTACTATCTTTACTCATACTCATCATTGCAGTATTTTCTTTTCTACGTTCTGATCATCTAAGTGAAGATATAGCTTTAAAAAACACAATCATCGAAACCGTAGAAAATTCCAGTGAAGTTGATTTTTCTACCATCACTGATTTTGACTTTGACAAGATGTATATCTTGCACCCTTACACACCTGTGAATAGGGTTTTAGAAGAGGAAGGAATAAAGCCTTCGAATGATCACTTCAATATTGAACTTTTTGATGATATCAATATGCTTGCCTTTGTAAAGGGAGATACACTAGTGGCTTTTGTAGAACTTCCAAGGGATATTTGTAAGGCCCAGTTTGATAAAAATATCATGAAGTTTAATAAAGAAGAGACGAAGTTTAATATTTTACAAGAAGAAAAGACCATTGTTTTTGAATAATTGGAGGATCAAATTAAAATGACGAAGGATTATTACAATCAAAATGCAAAAGAATTTGTAGAAAACACCTTAAATGCTGATATGACCTCTCTTTATAATCGGTTTGAGAAATACTTAAAAAAAGGAG is part of the Crassaminicella profunda genome and encodes:
- a CDS encoding BglII/BstYI family type II restriction endonuclease — encoded protein: MEFITHSFRYGLEIFQTQPDFNRLWLEVIQELNRITDYDIITYFNSQTRRAKSISDAINHLIDERLRARGWNSQSNIFNESEYRSTGRNSSWRLDFAKDDISIEVAFNHGEAVAWNLIKPVLASELNHVEKAIQTRAGILICATDEMKRAGGFDGSVGTYEKYLQYLRPLNNLLTVPMVVVGLLAPRTFRIEHYKDGRNTYGRVVYLE
- a CDS encoding Sau3AI family type II restriction endonuclease, coding for MNNYVPYNKYSPIAIEKYAKRLENYTFKSILPDEYKNYKGKGGLGQLLEKYYFLYEPNSDKNPDFKEAGVELKVSPYKINKNGSYSAKERLVLNIINYMDIVYESFETSTFLHKNKLILLIYYLYEKEINRLDYKINHVQLFSFPESDLKIIKDDWEKIVSKIRQGKAHELSEGDTFYLGACTKGKNKSSLREQPYSKAKSMQRAFSLKNKYMTHVLNDYIVPRRPTYEPQNEEVLLVSESSVNYNSNGVTAYEPIIKDVLTLENTTFESYIINKININKGKSIDELATQYSVKIGNLKNFASKVALKMLGVNSKNALEFEKANIKVKAIRIEKNGKIKEHMSFPTFKFKEIVTQNWEESDFRNILYETKFLFVIFRYDENDVLRLYKGMFWNMPLKDLDTEVKRVWEKTVNVIQNGISTWKKGKREFNNLPSPSENPVSHVRPHAKNKADIYILPDGRKFTKQCFWLNNSYILKQIEKE
- the dcm gene encoding DNA (cytosine-5-)-methyltransferase; this encodes MDKTVVELFAGVGGFHLGLKKSSDNWNFVWANQWEPSRKAQDAFQCYMQHFGKNEFYINKDIGKIDKEQIPNHNLLVGGFPCQDYSVAATGAQGMQGKKGVLWWEIYNTLKAKNPSFVLLENVDRLLKSPASQRGRDFGVMLACFSQLGYSVEWRVINAAEYGFPQRRRRVFIFAFKDNTKYSRNLIGVEFKDLIHTKGFFQNQFPIHEDIKTSNGIDFNFDSIIDISDNFSFIFKNSGIMSSGNIYTEETIPKYDGEFMLLKDILETDVDEKYYLNGELDKWKAMKGPKKIQRTSKTGHAYTFSEGQIAFPDPIDKPGRTMLTSESSKNRSTHIIEDPQTGRRRKLTPIECERLNGFDDNWTNTGMSERFRYFCMGNALVVGLVEKMGNTLNEIFNNEE
- a CDS encoding DEAD/DEAH box helicase family protein, which produces MKTKNQSIRLGSVAEDLFIEIFTETFGPENTKYLAIQYPFIDIYGNHRYIDFALESEGEKVAIEIDGENWHNPSKVSQNKYYDDLLKQNSLMYNYWKVYRWVYNQLKTTPEKVKDELLTFLGELPMFKELEDYLPKQKGKAFVLKDHQSEAIENLEKMRKNNESIALLYHATGTGKTITAVTDAKKLGKRTLFLAHTKELVDQAKKSFEEAWEEVSCGIYMGEEKEKESHVVCASIQSISNHLEKFKPEDFGYVVIDEAHHGTADTYRKILGYFKSQFTLGLTATPERSDGEDILELFKNVAHKLDLKTAVEIGELVPIRCIRVKTNVDLTSVRINGIKYNSQDLESKLFVPERNQLIIDTYLKYVKNRKTVVFCASVFHAEEIAGLFKEVGINAESVSGRTKPKQRDKILKSYEEGDIQVLCACDLLNEGWDSPKTEVLFMARPTMSKTIYMQQLGRGTRKAKGKDYLMVFDFIDNANLFNMPLSAHRMFDLSKYVPGDYVVASNKQRKIDLDLHRKGEKPTVLLDFPVDVSDYEIIDLFNWQKEVKDLISQIEFVRMVDVQSETLSRYIREGKIIPDLQVPMGSRTFKYFSEETVKRYAKEFGWEIINAANMKDKFMEMVKTMDMSYSYKPVLLKAMLEEADEKGKVLLEDIVDYFIDFYEDRKSRGLQAEKKRCIYNKEVVNRKDVRRNILSNPFKRFEDMKFMEKCKEVEYVRFNRHIWKRLSNKEKMWIDEWCDEKLKKYFGDM
- a CDS encoding VCBS repeat-containing protein, with the protein product MNPYPYPYHILDFKQGDINGDGILDYVYLIGQRSSLNEFEDHIFILIQDGRTHQATKIPLKNIGGYNGQLFLGPFTSKNKLDILFSMDTGGSGRYIYAYLYTIKNNQPILIFDYDQFNGYSMYSAQFQNDFKVSVISEKKDKKFIIDVSSNKKMYIDAGVYDKNGKLLKPTDGGVLALGNLSPIIQNYNERYMLLGLQRIIGINNSDNLGAIQTYLKWDKKNFVPFFVQGLIMDQNN